The following coding sequences lie in one Halomonas sp. 'Soap Lake #6' genomic window:
- the cydB gene encoding cytochrome d ubiquinol oxidase subunit II gives MGIDLSLTWAIIIMFGVMMYVVMDGFDLGIGLLFLRVHDEQDRDIMMNTVAPVWDGNETWLVLGGAGLFAAFPLAYAVVLEALAIPLIVMLLGLIFRGVAFEFRFKASPERRHVWDKAFIGGSLLATAAQGVSLGAYIQGIAFDGSRFSGGALDWLTPFSLFCGVGLLFAYALLGSTWLIMKTEGALQQRMYRITKPLMLGLLLMIALVSVWTPLAYPNIAARWFALPNLLWFLPVPLLVALTGWWLWRAITYQDNALPFVLVLGLVFLGYSGLGISLWPTIIPPDASIWQVAAPAQSQGFALVGTLFILPIILMYTAWSYYVFRGKVKPGDAYH, from the coding sequence ATGGGCATTGATCTATCGCTCACTTGGGCCATTATCATCATGTTTGGTGTGATGATGTATGTGGTCATGGATGGTTTTGACTTGGGTATTGGCCTGCTCTTTCTGCGTGTCCATGACGAGCAGGATCGCGACATTATGATGAACACCGTGGCCCCCGTATGGGATGGTAACGAAACCTGGCTGGTGCTCGGTGGTGCTGGTTTATTCGCCGCGTTTCCACTTGCCTACGCAGTAGTGCTGGAAGCCCTTGCCATTCCCCTTATAGTAATGCTGCTAGGGCTTATTTTCCGTGGTGTCGCCTTTGAATTTCGCTTCAAGGCCTCCCCTGAACGGCGGCATGTGTGGGATAAAGCCTTTATTGGCGGCTCGCTGCTAGCAACCGCTGCCCAGGGTGTTTCATTAGGCGCTTATATTCAGGGTATCGCCTTTGATGGCAGCCGCTTCAGCGGTGGGGCATTAGATTGGCTAACACCTTTTTCACTGTTTTGCGGTGTTGGCCTGCTGTTTGCCTATGCACTGTTAGGTAGCACTTGGCTGATTATGAAAACCGAGGGCGCCCTGCAGCAAAGGATGTACCGGATCACTAAGCCGCTGATGCTCGGGCTGCTACTGATGATCGCCTTGGTTAGCGTGTGGACGCCGCTGGCTTACCCGAACATTGCGGCGCGCTGGTTTGCGCTTCCCAACCTACTGTGGTTCTTACCGGTGCCATTGTTAGTGGCGCTAACCGGCTGGTGGCTGTGGCGTGCCATCACTTATCAAGACAACGCGTTACCCTTTGTGTTGGTACTGGGACTGGTGTTCTTAGGCTACAGCGGCTTAGGCATTAGCCTGTGGCCGACGATTATTCCGCCTGATGCCTCTATCTGGCAGGTCGCCGCACCGGCCCAAAGCCAAGGCTTTGCCTTGGTGGGTACGCTGTTTATCTTGCCGATTATTCTGATGTACACCGCCTGGAGCTACTACGTCTTCCGCGGCAAGGTGAAGCCCGGCGACGCCTACCATTAA
- a CDS encoding DUF2474 family protein, translated as MKPFANRLGWLLAIWLSSISVLLLISLGLKFAMGMAGLTS; from the coding sequence ATGAAACCATTCGCCAATCGCCTGGGCTGGTTGCTGGCCATTTGGCTTTCAAGTATCTCTGTACTGCTACTGATCTCTTTGGGGCTTAAGTTCGCGATGGGGATGGCGGGCCTGACTAGCTAG
- a CDS encoding LysR family transcriptional regulator, translating to MSWSSDLDLNGLPVFLALVEAGSFTAAAERLGCTKTRVSLKIRQLEERLGVTLFQRTTRRVQLTQAGEIFYRECSPLMAGLQDALSAVEGNDHLLRGELRLTAPEDYTARVLGAAVAVFGRQHPELRIELRSGDQISDMLEEGIDIAFRLGWLKDSSLRARRLGEFQQHLLASPDYLAEHGTPTHPAQLPNHAWVAFTPLSSPLTWTLHSGEERLQVQMRAQLSANSTAGLSALLVAGAGISVLPDFTAEADIHAGRLVRLLPEWSLPVGNVHAVYPPGRYIPARVRSFMDFFAAWVDDKR from the coding sequence GTGTCTTGGTCAAGCGATCTTGATCTCAACGGTCTGCCTGTCTTCCTGGCATTGGTAGAGGCGGGCAGCTTTACTGCGGCAGCGGAGCGTCTGGGCTGCACGAAAACACGGGTTAGCCTTAAGATTCGCCAGTTGGAGGAGCGCCTTGGCGTAACGCTTTTTCAGCGCACCACACGTAGAGTTCAGCTGACACAGGCCGGGGAGATTTTCTACCGTGAGTGCAGCCCTCTGATGGCGGGGTTGCAGGATGCGCTATCCGCTGTGGAGGGGAATGATCACCTGCTACGCGGCGAGCTGCGCCTTACTGCGCCGGAGGATTACACCGCTCGTGTGTTGGGAGCGGCGGTGGCGGTGTTTGGGCGTCAGCATCCTGAGCTACGCATTGAGCTGCGCAGTGGTGACCAGATCAGCGATATGCTGGAAGAGGGGATCGATATCGCCTTTCGCCTGGGCTGGTTGAAGGATTCGTCTCTACGTGCCCGCCGCCTCGGGGAGTTTCAACAGCATCTCCTGGCGTCGCCGGATTATCTTGCCGAGCATGGCACTCCTACCCACCCCGCGCAGTTGCCTAACCATGCGTGGGTGGCCTTCACACCGCTGAGCTCCCCGCTAACGTGGACACTCCACTCAGGAGAGGAGCGTCTACAGGTACAAATGCGCGCCCAGTTATCGGCTAACTCTACTGCAGGACTGAGCGCACTTTTGGTGGCTGGCGCCGGGATTTCGGTGTTACCCGATTTCACCGCTGAAGCAGACATACATGCTGGTCGGCTGGTACGCCTGTTGCCCGAGTGGTCGCTACCCGTTGGCAATGTGCATGCTGTCTATCCTCCGGGTCGCTACATACCCGCAAGGGTGAGATCTTTTATGGATTTCTTTGCGGCGTGGGTTGACGATAAGCGTTGA
- a CDS encoding NAD(P)-dependent oxidoreductase, producing the protein MKIALIGASGFIGSALLDEALARGHQVTALVTRPERLPTRDGLVVKQSDALDTATLAEQLSGADVVLSAFSGHAQEDVYDYYVKGFDSILAATQSADVPRLLVVGGAATLEVAPGQLLLNSAGFPDEYRATAEGAKTALERLRNQQAQQWTMLSPAAEIFPGERTGQFRLSGDLLLSDAEGNSRISVQDYAVAMLDELETPNHTNQRFSIAY; encoded by the coding sequence ATGAAGATTGCACTAATCGGCGCCAGCGGCTTTATCGGTTCGGCCCTACTTGATGAAGCGCTCGCACGCGGCCACCAAGTCACAGCTCTGGTCACTCGCCCTGAACGCCTACCGACCCGTGACGGTCTGGTGGTCAAGCAGAGCGATGCTCTCGATACCGCCACACTTGCCGAGCAACTGTCCGGGGCTGACGTAGTGCTAAGCGCCTTCAGTGGCCATGCCCAAGAGGACGTATACGACTACTACGTCAAAGGCTTTGACTCAATTCTCGCAGCCACTCAGTCGGCCGACGTACCGCGTCTACTGGTGGTTGGGGGTGCCGCCACCTTGGAAGTAGCCCCGGGTCAACTGCTGCTTAACTCCGCTGGGTTCCCCGACGAGTATCGCGCCACCGCTGAAGGTGCCAAAACAGCCCTAGAGCGGCTACGCAATCAACAGGCACAGCAGTGGACAATGCTCTCTCCTGCCGCAGAAATTTTCCCTGGTGAGCGCACCGGTCAGTTTCGCTTAAGCGGTGACCTCTTACTCAGCGATGCAGAAGGCAATAGCCGCATATCCGTACAAGACTATGCCGTGGCAATGCTGGATGAGCTGGAAACCCCTAACCACACCAATCAACGCTTCAGTATCGCCTATTGA
- a CDS encoding DsbA family protein, with amino-acid sequence MQAHSLPDLGTQVLYVADAYCGWCWGFAPHLAELEAAWHHRLPFRVISGGLFVGERSAPLKAYPHIPEANENITKVTGAQFGRDYQALLEEGTFRMDSFDAARGLAGLRTQAPERGLHLLHCMQQAFYLKGQSFSDPDTYRRIAEAEGLDADRAADYLVNDEGRQAAEADFQLARHLATNTYPTLLLLKDGQAHRLPATGTSLSAFNSALDRFL; translated from the coding sequence ATGCAAGCTCACTCTCTTCCCGATCTGGGCACACAAGTGCTGTACGTTGCCGACGCCTATTGTGGATGGTGCTGGGGGTTCGCCCCTCATCTGGCCGAGCTGGAAGCAGCTTGGCATCATCGGTTGCCGTTTCGGGTGATTTCAGGTGGGCTGTTCGTTGGCGAACGCAGCGCACCCCTTAAAGCTTACCCACATATCCCAGAGGCTAACGAAAACATTACCAAGGTTACGGGGGCACAATTTGGCCGCGACTACCAAGCCTTACTGGAGGAAGGAACATTTCGCATGGACTCGTTCGATGCAGCGCGAGGACTCGCCGGTCTCAGAACACAGGCTCCCGAACGAGGACTACACCTGCTCCACTGTATGCAGCAGGCTTTCTACCTAAAAGGCCAAAGCTTCTCCGACCCAGACACCTATCGACGTATTGCCGAAGCAGAAGGGCTGGATGCCGACAGGGCTGCCGACTATTTGGTTAACGATGAGGGACGCCAAGCGGCAGAGGCGGATTTTCAACTGGCACGCCATCTCGCAACAAATACCTATCCGACGCTATTACTTTTAAAAGATGGCCAAGCTCACCGTCTACCCGCAACAGGTACTAGCCTTAGCGCCTTCAACAGTGCATTAGACCGCTTTCTCTGA
- a CDS encoding DUF6746 family protein, protein MKRFALAILAGLLSSGMVVADEHDRYEHFEGKPSETLAEAVTNFSEGNQRLAELIAADSISDEQMNEIHMLSYTIENALQKIDEEVDAMAILLEEVHLGSETLDQERVLTNGQEYLSAAQTLVE, encoded by the coding sequence ATGAAACGTTTTGCCCTGGCAATCTTAGCCGGTTTGTTAAGCAGTGGTATGGTCGTGGCGGATGAGCATGATCGTTACGAACACTTTGAAGGAAAACCATCGGAAACGCTGGCCGAAGCAGTGACCAACTTCTCAGAGGGTAACCAACGCCTTGCTGAGCTAATTGCTGCTGATTCGATATCAGATGAGCAGATGAATGAAATCCATATGCTCTCTTATACCATTGAGAATGCATTGCAAAAAATCGATGAAGAAGTCGATGCTATGGCCATCTTGCTGGAAGAAGTACACCTGGGTTCGGAAACGCTGGATCAAGAGCGTGTGTTAACGAACGGTCAAGAGTATCTAAGTGCTGCCCAAACACTGGTTGAGTGA
- a CDS encoding M20 metallopeptidase family protein, whose product MFSDQQIGAATALRHKLHQHPELKFQENGTAALVAERLHALGYRVTEGIATTGVMAELDTGREGPVIAFRADMDALPIKEANTFAHRSQQEGLMHACGHDGHTATLLLAAEAIMALRDELCGHIKLLFQPGEEGGNGADIMVKEGVLDNPKVDAIFGYHNRPGFPEGQLFVKPGPAMGGNDTYKVTITGVSGHAAMPHLAVDPIYVGASLVQQLQGLVGRHKSPLEAGVITVAAFHAGDAANVIPGQAELLVNIRSDRSSSREALAGKLEQVTAGVCAAHGAQFHLEHLHQVPPLVNDPEWSERLLAIAREHQVSTDIQRLDYMPTMGAEDFAFYLQEVPGCFFFVGNGDSAYLHNEHYDFNDAVLPVAGGMFVALAKGLLSRA is encoded by the coding sequence ATGTTTTCAGATCAACAAATCGGCGCAGCCACTGCTCTGCGGCACAAGTTGCACCAACATCCCGAACTAAAATTCCAGGAAAATGGTACCGCTGCACTGGTTGCAGAACGGCTTCACGCGCTTGGCTACCGCGTCACCGAGGGTATCGCCACCACGGGCGTTATGGCTGAATTGGATACCGGACGTGAGGGCCCTGTAATCGCCTTTCGCGCCGATATGGACGCGCTGCCCATTAAAGAAGCCAACACATTTGCGCACCGCTCACAGCAGGAGGGCTTAATGCATGCCTGCGGTCACGACGGTCATACCGCCACACTGCTGCTGGCCGCCGAAGCCATCATGGCACTACGTGATGAACTATGCGGGCACATTAAGCTACTGTTTCAGCCTGGTGAAGAGGGCGGCAATGGTGCTGATATCATGGTCAAAGAGGGTGTCTTGGATAACCCCAAGGTAGATGCGATTTTTGGCTACCATAACCGCCCCGGCTTCCCCGAAGGCCAGCTGTTCGTTAAACCAGGCCCCGCCATGGGCGGCAACGACACTTACAAAGTCACTATTACAGGTGTTTCTGGTCATGCGGCCATGCCGCATTTAGCAGTAGATCCTATCTACGTGGGCGCATCGCTGGTACAGCAGTTGCAAGGACTAGTCGGTCGCCACAAATCGCCGCTGGAAGCAGGCGTAATCACCGTTGCCGCCTTCCATGCAGGTGACGCCGCCAACGTAATTCCTGGCCAAGCTGAACTGCTGGTGAATATCCGCAGCGACCGCTCCTCTTCCCGCGAGGCGCTCGCGGGCAAGCTTGAGCAGGTAACGGCTGGTGTTTGTGCCGCCCACGGTGCGCAATTTCATCTGGAGCATTTGCACCAGGTCCCCCCACTGGTTAACGACCCAGAGTGGTCTGAACGACTACTCGCAATTGCTCGCGAACACCAGGTAAGCACCGACATCCAGCGACTGGACTATATGCCCACCATGGGCGCAGAAGATTTCGCGTTCTATCTGCAGGAAGTACCGGGCTGTTTCTTCTTTGTTGGTAACGGAGACAGCGCCTACCTGCACAACGAGCACTACGACTTTAACGATGCCGTTCTCCCAGTAGCTGGCGGCATGTTTGTAGCGCTGGCAAAAGGGCTGCTATCGCGGGCCTAA
- a CDS encoding AbgT family transporter, protein MQGVLSSIERVGNKLPHPFILFVILAGVVVVVSALLATLGVSAVNPQTDAVVQVRSLLSADGIEFMLTSVVSNFVNFPPLGLILVVMFGIGLADKVGLMSTLMQVSVAKAPPSLLTFSVFMAGICGSIASDANYLILIPLAAMVYYSVGRHPVAGAAAAYAAAGAGFDASLFITVGDALFAGITTEAARLVDPDAYVSPVDNYYFVACSVFVLAIVGTLVVDKFVEPRLQRTLPLSKDFKTEVIKPELTDAEKRGLKRVGVATLIYLALILIAVVPEASPLRNEDGGLIPSPFLSSLVPLMFGYFVTIGLVYGITTGKITSSRDVPQRMAESASDLAPTLVLFFAISQFIAYFRWSELGQYIAIEGSNILQSTGFTGLPLVGAFIAMSAVLNVFMTSGSAQWALMAPVFVPMLMMIDFDPAFVLAMFRIGDSSTNIISPMSPYFSVALVYMQRYKPDMGLGTLIATMLPLAVGFLLAWSVFLMFWLAMGWPIGPGVYMMAS, encoded by the coding sequence ATGCAAGGTGTCCTTTCATCCATCGAGCGTGTGGGCAATAAGCTGCCCCACCCGTTTATTCTATTTGTCATTTTGGCTGGCGTAGTTGTGGTCGTCTCAGCCCTGCTTGCCACACTTGGCGTTTCAGCGGTTAACCCGCAAACCGACGCCGTGGTACAAGTGCGCAGCCTACTCTCGGCAGATGGTATTGAGTTTATGCTGACCAGTGTGGTCAGCAACTTTGTAAACTTCCCTCCGCTAGGCCTTATTTTGGTGGTGATGTTCGGCATTGGTTTGGCCGATAAAGTAGGCTTGATGTCTACCTTGATGCAGGTAAGTGTGGCTAAGGCGCCACCCTCGCTGCTCACCTTTAGCGTTTTTATGGCAGGTATCTGCGGCAGTATCGCCTCTGATGCAAATTACCTGATCCTAATCCCCCTGGCTGCTATGGTGTACTACTCGGTAGGTCGTCACCCGGTCGCTGGTGCTGCGGCCGCCTACGCTGCAGCAGGCGCGGGGTTTGATGCTAGCCTGTTTATCACCGTCGGTGATGCACTGTTTGCCGGTATTACCACCGAGGCTGCGCGCTTAGTAGACCCCGATGCCTATGTTTCACCTGTTGATAACTACTACTTTGTGGCCTGCTCAGTATTTGTCCTCGCGATTGTGGGCACATTAGTGGTCGACAAATTTGTGGAACCGAGGCTGCAGCGTACCCTGCCACTCAGCAAAGACTTTAAAACCGAAGTCATAAAGCCAGAGCTAACCGATGCAGAAAAGCGTGGCTTGAAGCGGGTAGGCGTTGCCACGCTCATCTATCTAGCGCTGATCTTAATTGCCGTAGTGCCAGAGGCCTCTCCACTACGTAATGAGGATGGTGGCCTGATTCCCTCTCCCTTCCTAAGCTCGCTAGTACCGCTGATGTTTGGCTACTTCGTTACGATTGGCTTGGTATATGGCATCACCACTGGCAAGATCACCAGCAGCCGTGATGTGCCGCAGCGCATGGCCGAATCCGCTAGCGATTTAGCCCCCACCCTGGTGCTATTCTTTGCGATTTCACAGTTTATTGCCTATTTCCGCTGGTCGGAACTAGGCCAATATATTGCCATTGAAGGTTCCAATATTCTGCAAAGCACAGGGTTTACTGGGCTTCCGTTGGTAGGTGCGTTTATCGCCATGAGCGCAGTGCTGAATGTCTTTATGACCAGCGGCTCGGCCCAGTGGGCGTTAATGGCGCCAGTGTTCGTCCCGATGCTGATGATGATCGACTTCGACCCAGCCTTTGTACTGGCGATGTTCCGTATCGGGGACTCCAGTACCAACATTATTTCACCCATGAGCCCCTACTTTTCAGTAGCACTGGTATATATGCAGCGCTACAAGCCGGATATGGGGTTAGGTACACTGATAGCCACCATGCTGCCGCTGGCCGTGGGCTTCCTGCTCGCTTGGTCGGTATTCTTGATGTTCTGGCTGGCAATGGGCTGGCCGATTGGCCCCGGTGTCTACATGATGGCGAGCTGA
- a CDS encoding LysR family transcriptional regulator → MTLLDKRAFYLFEVSSCGGIRAAAEHLHINPSVVSRQVRGLERELGMALLERQGRHVILTEAGQMVVDGFLAQRRLNSELGDTLSRLRNLQAGKVVVSVGDGFVDSFINHVMRRVSEQYPDVLIEIKTGIYYPREPHEMVASDEVDIAITYGPVSDPRLVVHSFERGPLCALVAPSHSLASQESVAVTELLQHKLIFLPDVSGSQQFVNALFSAAGQLATPAYRCNLHSVSRRMASAGIGVSFMTAAAARSEIEAGLLRAIPIDHPMAASSQGNLVRRVGRRLSPAADYLWKLMMAMQ, encoded by the coding sequence ATGACCCTACTGGATAAACGTGCGTTCTACTTGTTTGAGGTAAGCAGCTGCGGGGGAATACGTGCGGCGGCGGAGCATCTACATATCAATCCTTCCGTGGTGAGCCGCCAAGTGCGCGGCTTGGAGCGGGAATTGGGTATGGCGCTGTTGGAACGCCAGGGACGGCATGTGATTTTGACCGAAGCAGGCCAGATGGTGGTGGATGGGTTTCTTGCCCAGCGGCGGCTGAATTCAGAGCTGGGGGATACGCTGTCTCGGCTGCGTAACTTGCAGGCGGGGAAGGTGGTGGTCTCGGTGGGTGATGGCTTTGTGGATAGCTTTATCAACCACGTGATGCGGCGTGTTTCCGAGCAGTATCCCGACGTCTTGATTGAGATCAAAACGGGTATTTACTACCCTCGCGAGCCTCATGAAATGGTCGCCAGCGACGAAGTGGATATCGCGATTACCTACGGCCCCGTATCAGATCCCCGCTTAGTGGTGCACTCCTTTGAACGAGGACCGCTGTGTGCGCTGGTAGCACCATCCCATTCGCTTGCCAGCCAGGAGAGCGTGGCTGTCACAGAATTACTGCAACATAAGCTGATATTTTTGCCTGACGTATCAGGTTCACAGCAGTTTGTGAACGCACTATTTAGTGCTGCCGGACAGTTGGCCACGCCTGCCTATCGTTGCAACCTACATTCGGTATCCCGGCGCATGGCCAGCGCAGGCATTGGCGTATCGTTTATGACAGCTGCAGCAGCACGCAGTGAAATAGAAGCAGGTTTGCTGAGGGCAATTCCCATTGATCACCCTATGGCCGCTAGCAGCCAGGGCAACTTGGTACGTAGAGTCGGCAGAAGGCTTTCGCCTGCTGCCGACTATCTGTGGAAGTTAATGATGGCGATGCAGTAA
- a CDS encoding cold-shock protein, with protein MATGTVKWFNDTKGFGFISPEVSGDDLFAHFSEIQADGFKSLQDGQKVSFDVTQGQKGLQASNIKVME; from the coding sequence ATGGCAACTGGTACCGTAAAGTGGTTTAACGACACTAAAGGCTTCGGCTTTATTTCTCCTGAAGTTAGCGGCGACGATTTGTTTGCACACTTCTCTGAAATTCAAGCAGATGGCTTTAAATCCCTGCAAGACGGTCAGAAGGTTTCTTTTGACGTTACCCAGGGCCAAAAAGGCCTTCAAGCTTCTAATATCAAGGTTATGGAATAA